The window TTCGGCGATACGCCGGGCACCGGCGTGTGGCGCTCCATGCTCACCGAACAGTATTCCAAATCATTCGCCAAGGCCGGCGGCATCGGCATTTCCAACGACGTCTATCGCACGCTCATTCTCCAGCAAGCCAACCGCGCCAGCTGATCGCAGAGGACACCACCATGAACCATGCGCAACGCCAGCCCGCTCCCGCCGCCATCGCGGCGCCGCCGCTTCCCGCATCGACGCCGGCCGAGGCCCGCAAGCTCGCCGAAAACATGATGAATGCGATGAACGCGCTGCTCGCGATAATCGAGCGGGAGACCGAGCTGGTCCGCGCCGGCAAGGTCCGCGAAGCGATCAAGCTCGAGGAAAAGAAGAGCGAGATGTCGCGTCGCTACATCGCGATGATCACGCTGCTGAAGGCCAGCCAGAAATATCTGGCGCAGACGACGCCCGATCTGCTCTCGGCCCTGCACCGCCATCACGACGTGTTCCGCGCGATGCTGCAGGTCAATCTCACCGTACTGGCCACGGCACACGCGGTGTCGGAAGGCATCGTGCGCGGCGTCAACACCGAGATCCAGCGCCGCAACATTCCGCAGACCTACACCGCCGCCGGACAGCGCGCGCAGCCGGGCCGGGTCAACATGACGCCGATCGTGGTCAACCGATCCATGTGATCGGAGCACCTTGCAGGCCGGCGCCGGACGCACCTTGAAGCGTCCCGACAATGCTATCTTTTGAATCAAATCATCGCACAGAGGTAAGTACCGCCTTTAGGCGGTTGTGACATATTGAAGTTTGGGAAGGGGTCGGGATTCATCTAGTGGAGGCCAGGAGGCTGCCATGGGAGCCGATTTCAACGTCAAACCGGTGGGGGCACCGGTTGCTGCACCGATCGTCAGGCCCGCGCCGGAAGCGGCTCGCGAAGCCGTGCCGACACAATTGCCGCCCGACAAGAGCGTCAGCGCATCGGACGCCTTGCTGAAATCGAACATCTCCGCAGCCAATTATCAGCAGGTTGATAGCGACCGTATTTCGAAGGGCGTGATCATCGATCGGGAAGCCGCCGAGATCGTGTATGTCTCGGTCGACAAGAAGACCAATCAGATCGTCAACCAGTATCCCGAAGAATCGCGGTTGCGCACCCGCGCCTATCTTCGCGCGATGGACGCTGCCAAGCAGAACGCCAAACAGGATGAACGGCGCGTCGAGACTGACCGCACCGTATAAGCGAGTCTTTATGTATCGCGGATCGCGTAAGCGGTGTCGAGGTAGGTGCTGCCCGTGGCCGGATCGGTCACCGCAGTTTTGATTGTCGCCTTGTTGTCGGCGGTCAGCGTAAATTTGGTATCGCCTACCCGGAAGGCGTTGTCCTTGATCAGCACCTGCTGATACTTGACTGTCAAGCCGCTGCTATACTTCACCTGCGCGCGAAAACCCGAGATCTGCGAGACATCGATCTTGAACTTCTTCTTGTCGGCGTACGCGCCTTCCCAGCTACCCTTGAACGTGTCGGGATCGACATCGACGTACTTGGTAGACGTCGTCGGCACGGTCGTCCTGTAGCTGCTGGAAAGAATGCTCAGGACGTCCGCCATCATAGCCTCATCGTTTGCGCGCAGCCGCGAATCGGCGCGCGTTCCGTGCCACCATTAGGCAGCGCGGACCGTTAAGGCATCGTTACGGAATGTTTCTCGTCGCTCAGGGGCGCCCGGACAGGCCCGCTGCGATGTTGCGGTTGATATCGATCAGCGACTGAAGCTTTTCAACTTCCCGCTTCTGCTGCAACGCGGTGCACTGCGTCAGCACGAAGATTCCGATATTGGCGATGTTCTGGCGAATCTCGAGCGACTGTGGATTGTCATCGCGCAAGGCGTCGCCAACGAAGATCGACCAGAGCTTGCGATTGAACAGCAGGGATTCGTCGTAGCCGGCGTCGGTGTTCGCCCAATTGGCCATGACGTCCTGAAGCTTACGTGCAGCCTTCAGAAGGGCTTGTGCTTCGATGTCCCGCGGTGTGGCAGTGGTCTGAGCTGTACGCGCGTAAGCCTGGGCACCAGTGGACATGCATTACCTCAGAAGGTCTTCTTCGCGCTTGATCAGCGGGCGCAATTCCCTGAGTGCTTTGTAAAGAGCGCCGCTTAAAATAAGCTTACTAACTTCTTCGATCGGCTCGCGAAAACTCGGCACTGCTTCGATCAATTCCTTGATGAAGCCGAGGTACAGATCCTGATAACCGGGGATGTCGTTCTCCAGATACATCATCTGGACGCAGAGATAGATTCGCTTCACCGGTGTGGTCGCAGTCTCCGAAGTGAGGATGTCCTTTTCGCGCAGGATCGGCGCGTCGCCGTCGATCAGGAATGCGGTGCGATTATCTGAATTGGTGATGACGCTTTGACCGATGATGATTCGCTCGCCCGGCTTCAGCTCGACTCGCAAAGGCATTCAGGTCTCCTCTTCCCGCGCCGAACCCTCGGGCACTGGAATTTGTGCCATGTTTTGCGCGGCGATGCACCATTTGGCGGCGTAAAAATACGCTTGCGAATCGAATAATGCCCAGCATTCCACGATTTCTGGCGGTTTCGGACTGCACAAACGCGAAACGGCGGGGTTTCCCCCGCCGCCCGGAAATCCCAGTCAGGCCGCCGGACTTACTGGAGCAGCTTCAGGACGCTCTGCTGCGACTGGTTGGCCAGTGCGAGCGCGGAGACGGCGATCGACTGCCGGGTCGACAGCGCCTGGCTGTTGGCGGCTTCTTCGTTGGTGTCGGCGAGCGTCAGATTGGACGAGCCGGTCTGCAGCACGTTGATCAGGTTCTTCGCGAAGTCCTGGCGGATCTGCACGATCGACAGGTTGGAGCCGAGCGACGATGCCAGCGAACGCAGCTGGGTACTGGCCATGTTGAGCGAGGTCAGCGTGCGGTTGGTCGATGCGTTGTCGATGAAATCGCCACCGGCCACCAGCGTCGGCAGTCCCAGGCCCGCCGGCGTCAATTGCGAGCCGGTGATGTTGAGGGTCGACTTGCCGGTTTCGTTGAACACCAGCTTCAGCGTGTCGCCGGCCAGCAGGTTGACGCCGTTGAAGGACGCGTCCTGCGACGTGGTGGTGATCTGCGTAATGACGTTATTGTACTGCGCCACCAGGTTCGAACGGGTCGACTGTGACGCCAGGTCGACAACCGGCGGCGCCGCGCTGGTGAAGCTCAAAGCCGAGGTAACGGTGCCACCCATGGTGCCGCCATCGAGCACGGATCCCATCGTCGACGATGCGTAGTCATTGCCCGAGGTGATCACCAGCTTGCCGGTGGCATCGACGGTGGCGGCCAGGTTGTTGGCGGCCAATGCGACGTTCAGCTGCGCCAGGGTCTTGACGGTGCCGTTGGTGCCGTCACCGAAGGTGATGTTGACCGGCGTGCCGCCCTTGAACGACGTGAAGGTCAGCGTGGTGCCGCTGATGCCGCCAGGACCCGCGGCGCGTGCTGCCGTAAACACGGTCGATGTGCCGGTGTTGCCGGCGAGGCCGAGTGCCGAAAGGGCATTGCCGCTGCCGCTGATCGAAAGATCCTGGATCGTGCCGGTGCTGATCTTGAACGTGCCGTTGGCGGCAACGGTCGATGCGGTAGAACCCTGCGTGGTGGTCAGAGCGGCGACGCCAGTCGTAGCGTTGTTGGCCGCAGTCTGCACGCCGGTAGCGAGATCGATGGCCGTGAGAACGTCGGAGATCTTGCCGCCCTGGAGATAGACCGTCGTATTGCCACTACCGTCGGTGACTATGTTGGAGCCGACCGGCGAGCCGGAGCCGACCGGGATGTTGGCCGCTGCCGGAACGGACGCATCCTTGAACGTGATGGTCTTGCCATTGACGTAAAGTGTCGAGCCGCTCTGGATCAGATTTCCGATGGTGCCCGGAGCCGTCGTGCGCGATTGCGAGACGGAGACCGTTCCGGCGCCGACCGATGTCGTCAGGCCGAGCTGCTTCAGCAAGTCCGCCTTTCCACTGATGTTGAGATCCGAACCCGTGGAGGTCGACAGCGTGAGGACACCGGCAGCAATAGATGCGACGGTGCCGGACGACGATGAAGCCGTTGCGACGCCGTTGGAAATGACGGCTTTCTGCACACCGCTGGCGAGATCGATGGCCTTGGTCAGGTCGGCCACGCTGCCGGTCGGCGCGGCCGCCGTACCGAGATAGACCGTGGAGTTGCCGTTGCCGTCGGTAACCACATTGGTATTGACGCTATCGACGCCAAGCCCCACCGGAGCGGTGGCCGCGGTCGGCGCCGGCCCGGTTCGGAAGGTGATCGTCTTGCCGTTCACCATCATGGTGTCGCCGTCGTTCGGCTGTGCCGTGGCGCCGATGGTCGCCGCGCTGGCAGGCGTTCCGATCAGTTTCAACGTGCCGGACAGCGACGCCGCAGTACCGGCACCGTCAGGCGCGGGCGTACCGACCAGCGATGCCGCCACGCCACCCAGCGTGGTGGCTCCGGTGACCGGCGTCGTACCGCCGGCGGTGCCGTTATACACCGCGTTGCTGGTGGCGGTGGCGCTGGCGAAAGTCTGGGTGCCGCGGAGATCGTCGGGGGTCGCGCCGGCGATGGTGGTGGAGACGTTGGACTTGGTCGAATAGCCCACGGGGGTCTGCAGCGCCTGGTTCGCGAGCGATTTCGCGGTGTCCACGAGCTTCTGCAGCGAGCTGATGCCGGTGTTGGCCGCCTGCAGGATCTGCACGCCGTTGCCGATGCCGTCGAGCAGGTTGTTGATGTCGCTGGCGCGGCTGTCGAGCCCGGCCGCCGTGAAGAAGTTCGTCGGGTTGTCGAGCGCGGTATTGACCTTCTTGCCGCTCGCGAGCCGATTCTGGGTGGTTGACAACAAATCTGCGGTTGATTGCAGCGAAAGCAGATTCTGACGAACCGACGCCGAGAGAACAATGCCTGACATGTTGTAACCTTCCTGATCCTTGCGGGCCGCGGACCTTCAGGTCGCACGCCGCATGGTGCCGTCGCATGCAACCAAGAGGTCGCTACGACGCAGCCGGTGATGTTTGACGCCCTTCTGGAAGAGAGATCTCAGCGCACGTACATGAGTGCGACCGGACCAAACGCAGCCGATTCTCGGCCTACCTGCTTCCTACTTATCCCGACTATGGCCGACCAGGATTTAAGATATGGTTAACAGGCCATTAAAGACTGCGTAAAACTGTCCCAAAACGGAAAAAGCCCGGCAAAGCAATGCTTTCCGGGCCGGTCGGATCGAGTCATCAGGCAATAAAAAGAGCGGCGGAGTTTCCCCCGCCGCTCTCTATTCGGTTCAGTGCGCCGGGATTAGCGGAGCAGCTGGAGCACGCCCTGCTGCGACTGGTTGGCCAGCGACAGCGCGGAGACGGCGATCGACTGGCGGGTCGACAGCGCCTGGCTGTTGGCCGCTTCCTCGTTCGTGTCGGCCAGCGTCAGGTTCGACGCACCGGTCTGCAGCACGTTGATCAGGTTCTTCGAGAAATCCTGACGCAACTGCACGATCGAGAGGTTCGAACCGAGTGCCGAAGCCTGAGACCGCAGCGTCGAAGCGGCGGTGGTCAGGGTGCTCAGCACTTTGTTGGTCGAGGCGTTGTCGATGAAGTCGGTGCCCGACGTCAGGCTCGACAGGCCGAGGCCGGCCGAGTTGAAGTTCACGCCCTGGATGTTCAGCGTGGACTTGCCGGTTTCGTTGAACGTCAGCTTCAGAGTGTCACCGCCGAGCAGGTTGACGCCGTTGAACGACGAGTCCTTAGAGGTGGTGTTGATCTGTTCGAGGACGTTGTTGAACTGCGACACCAGGTTGGCGCGAGTCGTCTGGGCAGCAGCATCCTGAACGGGAGCCTGCGCCGTCGTGAAGCTTAGCGCGCTGGTGAGCGTGCCACCGATCGTGCCGCCCGACACCGCGGAGCCGATCGTCGTGGAGGCGTAGTCGTTCGACGCCGCGATGGTCAGTACGCCGTTCGCATCGACGGTAGCGCCGAGGTTGTTGGCCGCCAGCTTGACGTTGAGCTGCGCCAGCGACTTGACGGTGCCGTTGGTGCCGTCGCCGAGCGTGACATCGACCGCCGTGCCGCCATTGAAGGACGAGAATGACAGGGTCTTGCCATTGACACCACCTGTACCCGCCGCACGCGCCGCGGTGAAGGTCGAGCTGCTGCCCGTCGGGCCGTTGAGGCCCAGGGCCGACAGCGCATTGCCGGTGCCGGAGATGCTGAGATCAGCAGCCGTACCGGTGCTGAGCTTCAGCGTGCCGCTCGAGGAAACGCTCGAGGCGGTCAGGCCGGTTCCGACGGTCAGCGTGGAGACGCCGGCCGCGTTGGAAGCGGTTTGCACGCCGGTGGCAAGATCGATGGCCTTCAGCGTGTCAGCAACGGTGGCGCCCGACAGATAAACAATCGAGTTGCCGCTGCCGTCCGTCTGCAGATGGCTGCCGGCCTGGATGCCCGAACCTGCGGGAACCTGGGCCGCTGCCGGCTGCGCTGCGTTCGAGAAGGTGATCGTGTGACCGTTCACATTCAGGGTCGAGCCATCCTTGATCAGGTTGGCGGTGGTGGTCGCAGCCGTCGTGCGTGCAGCAGTGACGGAAACGTTGCCGGCGCCGATCGACGAGGTCAGGCCGAATTCCTTGAGCAGGTCGGCCTTACCGGTAACGGTGAGGTCGGAACCAGTCGAGGTATTGAGGGTCGTGATGCCGCCGACGACCGCCGAAGTGTTGCCAGTGATGGTCGCTGCGCCCGCAGTATTCACGGTCTTCGCAACGCCGCTGGCCAGATCGACCGCGGTGAGCACGTCGGCAACGGTGCCGCCGCTCAGGTAAATGCTGGAGTTGCCGCTTCCATCGGTGACGATGTTGCCGCTGACGCCAGAACCGGTCGGAACCGCGGCTGCAGCCGGGGCAGCACCCGCCTTGAAGGTGATCGTCTTGCCGTTGACGACGAGAACGTCGCCATCCTTCGGTGCAGCGGCCGCAGTCAAGTCCGTCGCAGCGCCCGTACCGGTCAGCAACAGAGTGCTGGCGAAAGCAGCAGTTCCGTCACCGGCCTTTGTTGCAGCGGGGGCGACGAGAGAACCGGCAACACCGCCCAGGGTGGTGGTGGCAGTGATCGGCGAAGCACCACCAGCGGTACCGTCGGAAACGACGTTGCCGATTGCGGAAGCACTGGAGAAGGTGGAAGTGCCACGGAGGTCGTCAGCGGTCGCGCCGGCAATGGTCGTCGAAACGTTCGACTTGGTCGAGTAGCCGGTGGTGGTCTGCAGCGCCTGGTTGGCGATCGACTTTGCGGAGTCGACCAGCTTCTGCAGCGAGGTGATGCCGGTGTTGGCTGCCTGCAGGATTTGCACGCCGTTGCCGATACCATCGAGCAGGTTGTTGATGTCGCTGGAGCGGTTGTTCAATCCCTGGGCGGTGAAGAAGTTGGTGGGATTGTCGAGCGCTGAGTTGACCTTGTTACCGGTGGAGAGACGGCTCTGGGTGGTGGAGAGGAGGTCCGCGGTCGACTGCAGCGAGAGCAAGTTCTGACGGACGGAGGCCGAGAGTGTAATGCCGGACATGTTAGATACCTTCCTGGTAGACTAAACAGCGATCTTCTTGATCGACAGACGGACCATGGACTCCAGAATCTAAAATTCCGTAAAGGGAACACACGTTGTTGGATGCATTTTATGCGTGTATTCAGGCCCAACACCCGCCGCAAACAACAAAAATCCCGACTCGCGAGAGCCGGGATTTTTTGATCGCTATCAAAGGCTTGGAAGGTAACGGCAGCGAATGGATCGATGCCAACGCGGCCTTATTGAACGCGTGTGGTTGTTAAGAACCGCGCGACCTTTCAGAGAAACTTAACCAGGCTCATCTGGTAAAGATCCGACGTCGTCTTGTAGGAGGCCTGCAATGCGGTCTGCAGCGCCAGGATCTTGGTCGCGACCTCGTCGTTGTTGATGCCCTCGATGGAATCCAGCATCGTCTGGGCCATCGCCTTGGTCTGGGTCTGCCGGTCGGTGGTCGATTTGATCGACGACTGGGCGCCGGCGAAGTCGGCCTGGATGTCCTGGATGGTCTGGGTGCCCGGGATGGTCGCGAGGTTCTGGGCCACGCGCTGGTTCAGCGCGGCAATCTGCGCATTGGCGTAGGGATCGGTTGCCGACGTCGTCACCGCCGCGAACACCGCTACCGTCTGCAGCTGCGAGCGAAGCGCCTGCTCGTCGGCACGGGCGCCATACTGCACGGTGATCGATGTGTCGATCTGCGACACCGCCGAACCGCGCGCGGGGCCGTTTGCCGCGGTGTCCTGCTCGCCGTTGTACCAGATCACCGTATTCGCCGACGTGCCCGCCACCAGCGTGGTGGCCGAACCAAGCGGCGTGGTGCCAACGCGCAGCGGCGGCTGGTCGAAGAAGTTGTCGCCGGCTTCGACCGCCGACGCCGCGACCATCGGACCGTTGGCGAGATCCTTGAGCGAACTGGTCAGCGCGGTGTTGAGGTTGGCGGCTGTCGCGGTCGTGTCCGCGCCGATCAGAAAGCTGTTGACCGCCAGAGGCGTCTTGTCCGACGCCGTCATCACGATGTCTTCGCTGGTGCCGTCCGGCATCGTGAAGGTGAACTTGACCTGATCGCCGACGGCAGGAAGGGTCGTGCCGAGATCGACCGACATCGATTTCTGCACCGGCGTTGCCGGCAGCGCCGGCGGAACGGTCGCCGGCAGATCCACCGGCTGCGTCACCGTCGCACCGGCGATGCTCGTCGAAACGCCGGTCAGCTTGATGCCGAACGGCTGCGCCTGCAGCGGCGGCGCCGGCGTCGCGTCCTCCTCGGTGATGGCGACTGACGTGGTGGGCGTTCCGATAGCGCTGCCGACGCGGCCATTCTGGTTGACACCGAGATCGGCGGTCTTGCGCTCGGCAATCACCTGCTTCAGCCCCGCCACCAGTGCACCGCGGCCGTTCATGATCTCGTCAGCCGCGGCAACAGGCGGCGTATCGGTCGCACGACCTGAAAACAGATAGCGATCACCCGACTTGGCGTTGAGCATGTCGACCGAGTCGAAGAAGCCGAGCGACGCGGTCTTCTGGCCGGCCGTCTGTCCGGTATTGTCGAGCGTGCTGCCGGCACTGACTGCCGCACCCTTCACGTCCGATCCGATCGCCACCAGGCGCTGCAGCGACAGGTTGGCGACGCCGATGCGCGTGTTGAGGTTCACCGCGGTGTCGGCATAGGCCGAGATGCCGCTGAGCTGCGAGCGCAATGCAATGGCGAGGCTGGTACCGCTGCCCTGCCCCGCATAGGTGTTGGAGATCTTGCCGCTCGACAGTTGCTGCGTCAGCGTATCGAGCTGATTGCGCAGGTCGAGAATGCCGGATCCGATATACGATGTACGTCCGCTAACGCCGCTGATTGTCATGACTGCCTCAGAATGCCTGCATCAGGGTTTTGTACATGTCGTTGACCGTCGACATCACACGGGCGTTGGCCGAATAGGCGTTTTGCAACGACAGCAGGTGTGCCATCTCGTCGTCGATGTTGACGCCCGACGTCGTTGACATTTTTTGCTGCAGCGTGTTGAGCACGACGCCCTGGCCATCGGCGAGCTGCTTCGCGGAATCGGCGTTGGCGCCCTGCTGACTTGTGAACTGCCGCATGTAGCTCAGCAGCGTGCCCTTGAACGGCGCGCTGGCGCTGCCGACGCCCGACTGCGGCGAATAGGTGAAGGTTGCGTTGTTCAGCTGGTTCAGGATGAAATCGGAACGCGTCGTGTCCCCGGCTGCCGTCGAAGCGCTGTAGGTCACGAGCTTCGAAGGATCGGAAATCAGTCCGGCGTTCACGGTGAGCCGTCCGGCGAGGCCGGTGAGCTGCGAACCGCTGGCGCTGACTGCACCGGTATAGGCAGAGCCATTGTCGGTAAACAGCGAGAGCTCGGCGCTGCCGCTGGTCAGCGACGTCGGCAGTGCCGTCGTCGTCACCGACGCTGCCGTGAACGTGGTCATGGTGGGATTGTTTTGAATGCTCAGTGCGGAGAGAGACGCGCCGGAAAATTGCAGATTTCCGTTCAGCGCCGTATTGAGCTGCGCGATAACGGAGGCGGGGCTGCCCGAGAAATCGATGCCGTATACCTGATCGTTCGGATCGGCCGTTGCACTGTTCGACAGTGGCAGCACGCTGGGATCGTCGACGCGCATGATCGAGATCTGATGCTGGACATTGCTGGCATCCGTATAGGTGAGATGCATGACATTGCCGGATTGCATCGCGGAAACATCGAGAGTAGCCGCCTGCACGCCAGGCGTCGTCTGTGCCACCGTACCCGTCGTCGTCTTGTCGGACAGCGCGCTCGAGACGGAAGCCGCGAACTGGTCGAGCTGGTTCTGCGCCTCGACCAGCGTCTTGTCGCGCAGCTCGGTATAGGCGGCGATCTTGCCCGACTTGATCGCGCCGCTGGCCGTCAGGTCGATCGATCCGCCATTGGCAAACGAGACAGTGACCGAACCGAGGGCGCTCTTC is drawn from Nitrobacteraceae bacterium AZCC 2146 and contains these coding sequences:
- a CDS encoding hypothetical protein (product_source=Hypo-rule applied) → MADVLSILSSSYRTTVPTTSTKYVDVDPDTFKGSWEGAYADKKKFKIDVSQISGFRAQVKYSSGLTVKYQQVLIKDNAFRVGDTKFTLTADNKATIKTAVTDPATGSTYLDTAYAIRDT
- a CDS encoding hypothetical protein (product_source=Hypo-rule applied; cath_funfam=1.20.58.300) codes for the protein MNHAQRQPAPAAIAAPPLPASTPAEARKLAENMMNAMNALLAIIERETELVRAGKVREAIKLEEKKSEMSRRYIAMITLLKASQKYLAQTTPDLLSALHRHHDVFRAMLQVNLTVLATAHAVSEGIVRGVNTEIQRRNIPQTYTAAGQRAQPGRVNMTPIVVNRSM
- a CDS encoding flagellar hook-associated protein 1 FlgK (product_source=KO:K02396; cath_funfam=1.10.4030.10; cog=COG1256; ko=KO:K02396; pfam=PF00460,PF06429; superfamily=64518; tigrfam=TIGR02492); its protein translation is MSLNDALSIAMSGLRANQAAMALVSSNVANAETPGYVRKSIDQVTTNSGSYGTNVAVVGVNRELDQYIQAQLRTETSGAGYASLKSSFLQQVQSLYGDPGSVGTLEDAFNSLTTAVQALSTSADSQSARIGVVNAASVLAQQLNSMTQGIQTLRGAAENGINDSVNTANGLMQRIATINNQLAANPNGGTSTDSSTAALLDQRDQYVTQLSELMDIRVTTNGANQITVFTGSGVQLVGNEAATLSFNAQGTVTPNTVWDSNASKSALGSVTVSFANGGSIDLTASGAIKSGKIAAYTELRDKTLVEAQNQLDQFAASVSSALSDKTTTGTVAQTTPGVQAATLDVSAMQSGNVMHLTYTDASNVQHQISIMRVDDPSVLPLSNSATADPNDQVYGIDFSGSPASVIAQLNTALNGNLQFSGASLSALSIQNNPTMTTFTAASVTTTALPTSLTSGSAELSLFTDNGSAYTGAVSASGSQLTGLAGRLTVNAGLISDPSKLVTYSASTAAGDTTRSDFILNQLNNATFTYSPQSGVGSASAPFKGTLLSYMRQFTSQQGANADSAKQLADGQGVVLNTLQQKMSTTSGVNIDDEMAHLLSLQNAYSANARVMSTVNDMYKTLMQAF
- a CDS encoding flagellar hook-associated protein 3 FlgL (product_source=KO:K02397; cath_funfam=2.60.40.10; cog=COG1344; ko=KO:K02397; superfamily=64518), with amino-acid sequence MTISGVSGRTSYIGSGILDLRNQLDTLTQQLSSGKISNTYAGQGSGTSLAIALRSQLSGISAYADTAVNLNTRIGVANLSLQRLVAIGSDVKGAAVSAGSTLDNTGQTAGQKTASLGFFDSVDMLNAKSGDRYLFSGRATDTPPVAAADEIMNGRGALVAGLKQVIAERKTADLGVNQNGRVGSAIGTPTTSVAITEEDATPAPPLQAQPFGIKLTGVSTSIAGATVTQPVDLPATVPPALPATPVQKSMSVDLGTTLPAVGDQVKFTFTMPDGTSEDIVMTASDKTPLAVNSFLIGADTTATAANLNTALTSSLKDLANGPMVAASAVEAGDNFFDQPPLRVGTTPLGSATTLVAGTSANTVIWYNGEQDTAANGPARGSAVSQIDTSITVQYGARADEQALRSQLQTVAVFAAVTTSATDPYANAQIAALNQRVAQNLATIPGTQTIQDIQADFAGAQSSIKSTTDRQTQTKAMAQTMLDSIEGINNDEVATKILALQTALQASYKTTSDLYQMSLVKFL
- a CDS encoding flagellin (product_source=KO:K02406; ko=KO:K02406; pfam=PF00669,PF00700,PF07482; superfamily=64518), with amino-acid sequence MSGITLSASVRQNLLSLQSTADLLSTTQSRLSTGNKVNSALDNPTNFFTAQGLNNRSSDINNLLDGIGNGVQILQAANTGITSLQKLVDSAKSIANQALQTTTGYSTKSNVSTTIAGATADDLRGTSTFSSASAIGNVVSDGTAGGASPITATTTLGGVAGSLVAPAATKAGDGTAAFASTLLLTGTGAATDLTAAAAPKDGDVLVVNGKTITFKAGAAPAAAAVPTGSGVSGNIVTDGSGNSSIYLSGGTVADVLTAVDLASGVAKTVNTAGAATITGNTSAVVGGITTLNTSTGSDLTVTGKADLLKEFGLTSSIGAGNVSVTAARTTAATTTANLIKDGSTLNVNGHTITFSNAAQPAAAQVPAGSGIQAGSHLQTDGSGNSIVYLSGATVADTLKAIDLATGVQTASNAAGVSTLTVGTGLTASSVSSSGTLKLSTGTAADLSISGTGNALSALGLNGPTGSSSTFTAARAAGTGGVNGKTLSFSSFNGGTAVDVTLGDGTNGTVKSLAQLNVKLAANNLGATVDANGVLTIAASNDYASTTIGSAVSGGTIGGTLTSALSFTTAQAPVQDAAAQTTRANLVSQFNNVLEQINTTSKDSSFNGVNLLGGDTLKLTFNETGKSTLNIQGVNFNSAGLGLSSLTSGTDFIDNASTNKVLSTLTTAASTLRSQASALGSNLSIVQLRQDFSKNLINVLQTGASNLTLADTNEEAANSQALSTRQSIAVSALSLANQSQQGVLQLLR
- a CDS encoding flagellin (product_source=KO:K02406; cath_funfam=2.30.40.10; cog=COG1344; ko=KO:K02406; pfam=PF00669,PF00700,PF07482; superfamily=64518), with product MSGIVLSASVRQNLLSLQSTADLLSTTQNRLASGKKVNTALDNPTNFFTAAGLDSRASDINNLLDGIGNGVQILQAANTGISSLQKLVDTAKSLANQALQTPVGYSTKSNVSTTIAGATPDDLRGTQTFASATATSNAVYNGTAGGTTPVTGATTLGGVAASLVGTPAPDGAGTAASLSGTLKLIGTPASAATIGATAQPNDGDTMMVNGKTITFRTGPAPTAATAPVGLGVDSVNTNVVTDGNGNSTVYLGTAAAPTGSVADLTKAIDLASGVQKAVISNGVATASSSSGTVASIAAGVLTLSTSTGSDLNISGKADLLKQLGLTTSVGAGTVSVSQSRTTAPGTIGNLIQSGSTLYVNGKTITFKDASVPAAANIPVGSGSPVGSNIVTDGSGNTTVYLQGGKISDVLTAIDLATGVQTAANNATTGVAALTTTQGSTASTVAANGTFKISTGTIQDLSISGSGNALSALGLAGNTGTSTVFTAARAAGPGGISGTTLTFTSFKGGTPVNITFGDGTNGTVKTLAQLNVALAANNLAATVDATGKLVITSGNDYASSTMGSVLDGGTMGGTVTSALSFTSAAPPVVDLASQSTRSNLVAQYNNVITQITTTSQDASFNGVNLLAGDTLKLVFNETGKSTLNITGSQLTPAGLGLPTLVAGGDFIDNASTNRTLTSLNMASTQLRSLASSLGSNLSIVQIRQDFAKNLINVLQTGSSNLTLADTNEEAANSQALSTRQSIAVSALALANQSQQSVLKLLQ
- a CDS encoding flagellar protein FlaF (product_source=KO:K06602; cog=COG5442; ko=KO:K06602; pfam=PF07309; superfamily=54814) codes for the protein MSTGAQAYARTAQTTATPRDIEAQALLKAARKLQDVMANWANTDAGYDESLLFNRKLWSIFVGDALRDDNPQSLEIRQNIANIGIFVLTQCTALQQKREVEKLQSLIDINRNIAAGLSGRP
- a CDS encoding hypothetical protein (product_source=Hypo-rule applied; cath_funfam=3.30.160.170; superfamily=160214) — encoded protein: MGADFNVKPVGAPVAAPIVRPAPEAAREAVPTQLPPDKSVSASDALLKSNISAANYQQVDSDRISKGVIIDREAAEIVYVSVDKKTNQIVNQYPEESRLRTRAYLRAMDAAKQNAKQDERRVETDRTV
- a CDS encoding flagellar protein FlbT (product_source=KO:K06601; cog=COG5443; ko=KO:K06601; pfam=PF07378): MPLRVELKPGERIIIGQSVITNSDNRTAFLIDGDAPILREKDILTSETATTPVKRIYLCVQMMYLENDIPGYQDLYLGFIKELIEAVPSFREPIEEVSKLILSGALYKALRELRPLIKREEDLLR